The following proteins come from a genomic window of Sebastes fasciatus isolate fSebFas1 chromosome 6, fSebFas1.pri, whole genome shotgun sequence:
- the snrnp27 gene encoding U4/U6.U5 small nuclear ribonucleoprotein 27 kDa protein isoform X2 has protein sequence MGRSRSRSPTRRAERRRSRSNSRERDRRRRDRDRSRDRDRERRRSRSRSPHRRRSRSPPRRHRSSSPSEERKDSKEKSAKTIQISEEDMEGKTEEEIEMMKLMGFGSFNTSKGRKTDGSVNAFAINVSMKRKYRQYMNRKGGFNRPLDFIA, from the exons ATGGGGAGGAGCAGGAGTCGATCTCCTACAAGACGAG CAGAGAGAAGGCGTTCCCGCTCAAATTCACGGGAGCGTGACCGAAGACGAAGGGATAGGGATCGTTCTCGAGATCGGGACAGAGAGCGGCGGAGAAGTCGCTCACGATCTCCTCACAGGAGACGTTCAAG GTCTCCCCCCAGACGTCAtcgctcctcctccccctctgaGGAGCGCAAAGATTCTAAGGAAAAGTCAGCAAAGACCATTCAGATCTCAG AGGAAGACATGGAGGGCAAAACAGAGGAGGAAATTGAGATGATGAAACTGATGGGATTTGGTTCCTTTAACACCAGCAAG GGCCGGAAAACTGACGGATCAGTCAATGCATTTGCTATCAATGTGAGCATGAAGAGGAAATACAG gcaGTACATGAACAGAAAAGGTGGGTTCAACAGACCACTGGACTTCATCGCTTGA
- the snrnp27 gene encoding U4/U6.U5 small nuclear ribonucleoprotein 27 kDa protein isoform X1 translates to MGRSRSRSPTRRGEKLQAAERRRSRSNSRERDRRRRDRDRSRDRDRERRRSRSRSPHRRRSRSPPRRHRSSSPSEERKDSKEKSAKTIQISEEDMEGKTEEEIEMMKLMGFGSFNTSKGRKTDGSVNAFAINVSMKRKYRQYMNRKGGFNRPLDFIA, encoded by the exons ATGGGGAGGAGCAGGAGTCGATCTCCTACAAGACGAGGTGAGAAGCTACAAGCAG CAGAGAGAAGGCGTTCCCGCTCAAATTCACGGGAGCGTGACCGAAGACGAAGGGATAGGGATCGTTCTCGAGATCGGGACAGAGAGCGGCGGAGAAGTCGCTCACGATCTCCTCACAGGAGACGTTCAAG GTCTCCCCCCAGACGTCAtcgctcctcctccccctctgaGGAGCGCAAAGATTCTAAGGAAAAGTCAGCAAAGACCATTCAGATCTCAG AGGAAGACATGGAGGGCAAAACAGAGGAGGAAATTGAGATGATGAAACTGATGGGATTTGGTTCCTTTAACACCAGCAAG GGCCGGAAAACTGACGGATCAGTCAATGCATTTGCTATCAATGTGAGCATGAAGAGGAAATACAG gcaGTACATGAACAGAAAAGGTGGGTTCAACAGACCACTGGACTTCATCGCTTGA